The following coding sequences are from one Mesotoga sp. Brook.08.105.5.1 window:
- a CDS encoding sugar ABC transporter permease — translation MKRKTRRGIISFLILSPTFAAIGIFVYFFIGQTIRTSVSNWNSFARLLKGEFEFVGLRNYLRLFEDPRFQTDLWNTLYFTLFFILGCLILGIILATLIDRNLKASSIFRNIYLFPMALSFVVTGAVWRWIFAPGILPNSPQGMNLLLDIFGLDLLQWKWFTSTESFLNFNVALIPVIVAAVWQMSGYTMAMYLAGLRGISQDLIEAAEVDGATGWQIFWKIKFPILRPITLSAMIILGHISLKIFDLVYAMTGSGPNNVTDMPALYMFETTFRANKYATGSAIAIIMLLLVAVVIIPYLASAFRKEKRV, via the coding sequence ATCAAGAGGAAGACAAGACGTGGAATTATCTCCTTCCTGATTCTTTCACCAACATTCGCAGCAATAGGAATCTTCGTCTATTTTTTCATCGGTCAGACGATCAGAACATCTGTTTCCAACTGGAACAGTTTCGCGAGACTCCTTAAAGGCGAATTTGAATTTGTCGGATTAAGAAATTACTTGAGACTCTTCGAAGATCCGAGGTTCCAGACGGATCTATGGAACACCCTGTATTTCACTCTTTTCTTCATATTGGGATGCTTGATTCTAGGGATAATTCTTGCTACACTCATCGATCGAAACCTCAAGGCATCCAGTATCTTCAGAAACATATATCTCTTCCCGATGGCGCTATCGTTTGTAGTAACCGGTGCCGTCTGGAGATGGATATTCGCTCCTGGAATACTTCCAAATAGCCCTCAGGGCATGAACCTTCTTCTCGATATTTTTGGGCTCGATCTCTTGCAGTGGAAGTGGTTCACAAGTACGGAGAGCTTCCTGAACTTCAATGTTGCGCTTATTCCTGTAATAGTTGCCGCTGTCTGGCAAATGTCAGGATATACTATGGCAATGTACCTTGCAGGGTTGCGCGGAATATCGCAAGATCTGATCGAGGCAGCTGAAGTGGACGGAGCGACGGGCTGGCAGATCTTCTGGAAAATCAAATTTCCTATTCTCAGGCCGATCACTTTGAGTGCGATGATCATTCTCGGTCACATATCGTTGAAGATATTTGATCTGGTCTATGCGATGACCGGAAGCGGGCCAAACAACGTAACCGATATGCCTGCGCTGTATATGTTTGAAACGACTTTCAGAGCAAACAAATACGCAACTGGATCGGCAATAGCTATCATTATGCTCTTGTTGGTAGCCGTTGTAATTATCCCATATCTTGCCTCGGCTTTCAGAAAGGAGAAGAGGGTATGA
- a CDS encoding carbohydrate ABC transporter permease encodes MIKKIVTYILLVVFALFFLMPIYVLLATSLKPLREVGLEKMWFLPKEPSLDGFAKAFNRLAPNLRNSFILVIPATLLSAIIGSINGYVLSKLKFRGSDLLFALVLFGMFIPYQSVLFPLIRFLQDIGLYGSLWGLILVHVVYGLPITTLIFRNYYSEVPTELIEAAGIDGAGIFRTYLKVLFPISLPGFVVVVIWQFTNIWNEFLFAVTVTSDPTKQPITVALVNLAGSQVVEWNVQMAGALLAALPTLVVYVLLGKYFLRGLLAGSVKG; translated from the coding sequence ATGATCAAGAAAATCGTCACTTACATTCTTCTGGTTGTATTTGCATTGTTCTTTCTGATGCCAATCTATGTCCTTCTGGCGACAAGTCTCAAACCTCTCAGAGAAGTCGGCCTGGAGAAAATGTGGTTCCTGCCTAAGGAACCCTCTCTTGATGGCTTCGCAAAGGCTTTCAACCGTCTCGCTCCTAACCTGAGGAATTCATTCATTTTGGTGATTCCTGCAACGCTCTTATCAGCCATAATTGGCTCTATTAACGGTTACGTTTTATCGAAACTGAAATTCAGAGGTTCCGATTTGCTTTTCGCTCTAGTTCTCTTCGGGATGTTTATTCCTTACCAGAGTGTCCTCTTCCCTCTTATTCGTTTCCTGCAAGACATAGGTCTTTACGGCTCACTTTGGGGATTGATTTTGGTCCATGTAGTTTATGGATTGCCAATAACAACTTTGATCTTCCGCAATTACTACAGTGAAGTACCTACGGAGCTAATTGAAGCGGCTGGAATAGATGGCGCCGGTATATTCAGGACCTACCTGAAAGTTCTCTTTCCAATTTCTCTACCCGGCTTCGTAGTAGTTGTGATCTGGCAGTTCACTAATATCTGGAACGAGTTTCTCTTCGCGGTAACTGTAACGAGTGATCCCACAAAGCAGCCAATTACAGTCGCTTTGGTCAATCTTGCCGGGAGTCAGGTTGTTGAATGGAATGTTCAGATGGCTGGAGCGCTGCTGGCTGCTCTACCAACGCTGGTTGTCTATGTACTGCTTGGTAAATACTTCCTGAGAGGACTTCTTGCGGGCTCTGTCAAAGGCTAG
- a CDS encoding anaerobic nitric oxide reductase flavorubredoxin, whose amino-acid sequence MGRKITDSVTWVGKIDWELKKFHGEDYSTHRGSSYNSYLIWDEKTALIDTVWAPFAEEFVENLKKEIDLSEIDYVIANHGEIDHSGGLVALMREIPDTPIYCTANAVKSLKGQFHKDWNFVTVKTGDTLTLGKKTLTFVEAPMLHWPDSMFEYLDGDAILFSNDAFGQHYATELLYNDLVDQAELYQEAVKYYANILTPFSKLVIRKIEEVLSFNLPVNMICPSHGIIWREDPTQIVKKYLQWANDYQEDQVTIVYDTMWEGTKMMAEAIADGIGRVSKNTALKLYNAGKTDKNDIVTEIFKSKAVLFGSPTVNKGILAPLSGMLHEVKGLAFKNKKAAVFGTYGWSGESVEVLGKMVEEAGFEVVQAGLKKMWSPDDANLTDCREFGSEFASKL is encoded by the coding sequence ATGGGAAGGAAGATAACAGATAGCGTTACATGGGTCGGCAAGATCGATTGGGAACTTAAGAAGTTTCACGGAGAAGATTATTCGACTCACAGAGGGTCAAGTTACAACTCTTACCTAATATGGGACGAGAAGACAGCCCTGATAGATACAGTATGGGCACCCTTTGCAGAGGAATTTGTGGAGAACCTGAAGAAGGAGATTGATCTGTCCGAGATTGACTATGTCATTGCGAACCATGGGGAGATTGATCACAGCGGCGGTCTCGTTGCACTAATGAGAGAGATTCCAGACACGCCAATCTACTGCACGGCTAATGCGGTGAAGTCTCTTAAAGGGCAGTTCCATAAGGACTGGAATTTCGTGACAGTGAAGACGGGCGACACTCTCACTCTCGGCAAGAAGACCCTAACCTTTGTGGAAGCGCCTATGCTTCACTGGCCAGATTCAATGTTCGAGTACCTTGACGGAGATGCGATACTGTTTAGTAATGACGCATTTGGACAGCACTACGCCACAGAGCTTCTGTACAACGATCTTGTGGATCAAGCCGAGCTGTATCAAGAGGCAGTGAAGTATTATGCCAACATTCTAACTCCTTTCAGCAAGCTCGTAATCAGAAAGATAGAAGAAGTTCTTTCCTTCAATTTACCGGTGAACATGATATGCCCTAGCCATGGGATTATCTGGAGAGAAGATCCGACACAGATAGTCAAAAAGTATCTGCAGTGGGCAAACGACTACCAGGAAGATCAGGTGACTATCGTCTACGATACTATGTGGGAAGGCACGAAGATGATGGCTGAAGCCATTGCCGATGGTATAGGAAGAGTAAGCAAAAACACGGCTTTGAAACTCTACAACGCTGGTAAAACAGACAAAAACGACATTGTAACAGAGATATTCAAGTCGAAGGCTGTTCTCTTTGGCTCTCCGACAGTCAATAAGGGAATCCTCGCACCTCTTTCCGGCATGCTTCATGAAGTGAAGGGACTGGCTTTTAAGAACAAGAAGGCAGCGGTGTTCGGCACTTATGGATGGAGTGGAGAATCAGTAGAAGTCCTGGGAAAGATGGTGGAAGAAGCCGGATTTGAAGTAGTCCAGGCTGGCCTGAAGAAAATGTGGTCCCCCGACGACGCAAACTTGACCGACTGCAGAGAGTTCGGTTCTGAATTTGCTTCTAAGCTCTGA
- a CDS encoding DNA-3-methyladenine glycosylase I, which translates to MERCPWSEVDELYIEYHDREWGVPVHDDKKWFEFLILEGAQAGLNWHTVLKKRESYREAFAGFVPRVVADFGSGEVEELFKNAGIIRNRRKIESAINNAKRFLEIEAEFGAFDTYIWGFVGNRPIVNKWESLSEIPPLTEKSAEISRSLKQRGFTFVGPTIVYALMQATGLVNDHLVHCFRYTEVWD; encoded by the coding sequence ATTGAACGCTGTCCATGGTCAGAAGTAGACGAATTGTATATTGAATATCATGATAGAGAATGGGGAGTTCCAGTTCATGACGACAAGAAGTGGTTTGAGTTCTTAATTCTTGAAGGGGCCCAGGCTGGTCTTAATTGGCACACTGTGCTCAAAAAGCGAGAGAGCTATAGAGAAGCCTTTGCTGGATTCGTTCCTCGTGTGGTGGCTGATTTTGGAAGTGGCGAAGTCGAAGAGTTGTTCAAGAACGCGGGTATAATCAGGAACAGGAGAAAGATTGAATCGGCAATAAACAACGCAAAGAGATTTTTAGAGATTGAAGCTGAATTTGGCGCTTTCGATACTTACATCTGGGGTTTTGTCGGAAATAGACCTATAGTCAACAAATGGGAAAGTCTTTCTGAGATTCCGCCTCTTACTGAAAAGTCCGCTGAGATATCTCGCTCACTCAAACAGCGCGGATTTACTTTCGTTGGGCCGACAATCGTCTATGCTCTTATGCAGGCAACCGGGTTGGTGAACGATCACTTAGTGCATTGTTTCAGGTACACAGAGGTGTGGGACTGA
- a CDS encoding molybdopterin-binding protein, whose amino-acid sequence MYSCKIIRILESGFFEEISRSIEISKRILEDHDFTYTGSTDVAPVMSDLKEAIYADSCSNDVVLVLGGTGLYREDIGPEVVLSLVDKRATGIETAMLRNAIVADPSLCLYRVGAGTIKDSIVLSVPGYHETVHYYLEAVLDYLKPFFDGLRAPEKILGNDVNVNL is encoded by the coding sequence ATGTACAGCTGCAAGATAATCAGAATACTTGAGTCAGGCTTCTTTGAGGAAATCTCTCGGTCAATAGAAATCTCAAAGAGAATTCTTGAAGACCATGATTTCACGTATACCGGCTCCACTGATGTCGCTCCAGTAATGAGCGACCTGAAAGAAGCGATATATGCAGACTCCTGTTCAAACGATGTTGTTCTGGTTCTTGGAGGAACTGGTCTATACAGAGAAGACATTGGTCCTGAGGTTGTCTTATCTCTTGTAGACAAGAGAGCAACAGGAATCGAGACTGCCATGTTGAGAAACGCAATTGTTGCCGATCCATCTCTGTGTCTTTACAGGGTGGGAGCAGGAACGATAAAAGACTCAATAGTACTTTCTGTACCAGGATATCATGAGACAGTTCATTACTATCTGGAGGCTGTTCTGGATTACCTGAAACCTTTTTTTGATGGACTGAGGGCGCCGGAGAAGATTCTTGGCAATGATGTCAATGTAAATTTGTGA
- a CDS encoding DUF5700 domain-containing putative Zn-dependent protease has product MERSWFGIGSLVPVGMKMAMEIEKEVGKKRLVETIGDAVAFLEAYQEAALKKSYYLLEDETFHKLRTLLKA; this is encoded by the coding sequence ATGGAGAGAAGTTGGTTCGGTATCGGTAGTTTGGTTCCGGTGGGGATGAAAATGGCCATGGAAATAGAGAAAGAGGTAGGCAAGAAAAGACTTGTGGAGACAATTGGCGACGCAGTCGCATTTCTAGAAGCATACCAGGAGGCGGCACTGAAAAAATCTTACTACCTCCTGGAAGACGAAACGTTTCACAAATTGAGAACACTACTCAAAGCTTAG
- a CDS encoding deoxynucleoside kinase codes for MMFSKVSGKYVSVEGVIGVGKTTLVKLLSQKYTMPTVLEVVEENPFLTNFYEDMDRWAFQTQLFFLISRFDQQSLLKKAASQGQGVISDYAFVKDHLFASLTLKGEQLRLYEKIFNALKEQVLHPDLIVYLFAEVDILMNRIALRDRPFERRMDRTYIAMLGDAYEEYMKDVKESKVLRIDTSNIDFVRNHDDLNTIFNRIEACL; via the coding sequence ATGATGTTTTCAAAAGTTAGTGGAAAATACGTTTCTGTTGAGGGTGTAATCGGGGTTGGTAAAACTACCCTGGTCAAATTGCTATCTCAGAAGTACACGATGCCCACTGTACTGGAAGTAGTCGAGGAAAATCCTTTTCTCACGAACTTCTACGAAGACATGGACAGGTGGGCCTTTCAAACTCAACTCTTCTTCTTGATAAGCCGATTTGATCAACAGTCACTACTGAAAAAGGCGGCTTCTCAAGGCCAAGGAGTAATCTCCGACTATGCATTTGTGAAGGATCACTTGTTCGCTTCGCTAACTCTGAAAGGCGAACAGCTAAGACTCTATGAGAAGATCTTCAATGCTCTTAAAGAGCAGGTCCTCCATCCCGACCTCATAGTCTATCTCTTTGCTGAGGTAGACATTTTGATGAACAGAATCGCTTTGAGGGACAGACCCTTCGAGAGAAGAATGGACAGAACTTACATAGCAATGCTTGGAGACGCGTATGAAGAATATATGAAAGACGTGAAGGAAAGCAAAGTGCTCAGGATAGATACGTCAAACATCGACTTTGTGAGGAACCATGATGACCTTAACACTATTTTCAACAGAATAGAGGCATGTTTATGA
- a CDS encoding deoxynucleoside kinase — MIIGICGNIGAGKSSLTSLLEETLGFRGVYEAVDENPFLKDFYSNMERWAFHSQLFFLIKRFDFLKRVVTEGAVILQDRTIYEDVEIFARNLQLMGYIDERDWQLYMDTYQTLSEHLTAPDGIVYLKCSKNVLLKRIRKRGRGFESGVSEDYIERLNGLYSEWINSVTFCRKLVIDGDRYDFIESPQDREDVLHLISRFTAELVAGVQSRLFSR, encoded by the coding sequence ATGATTATTGGAATTTGCGGAAACATTGGAGCAGGAAAATCATCTCTCACCTCGCTTCTTGAGGAGACTCTGGGATTCAGAGGGGTCTACGAAGCAGTGGATGAAAACCCGTTTCTGAAGGATTTTTACTCCAACATGGAGCGATGGGCCTTCCACTCGCAACTATTTTTTTTGATAAAGAGATTCGACTTCCTCAAGAGAGTCGTGACAGAGGGCGCAGTGATTCTTCAAGACAGAACTATATATGAGGACGTTGAGATATTTGCTCGCAATCTTCAGCTTATGGGTTATATCGATGAAAGGGACTGGCAATTATACATGGACACTTACCAGACACTTTCTGAACATCTGACGGCCCCAGACGGAATTGTCTATCTTAAGTGCTCGAAGAACGTGTTGTTGAAGAGAATAAGGAAGAGAGGGCGTGGTTTCGAGAGTGGTGTCAGCGAGGACTACATCGAAAGACTGAATGGTCTTTACAGCGAATGGATCAACAGCGTCACCTTCTGTCGTAAGTTAGTTATTGACGGAGATAGATATGATTTCATAGAGAGTCCTCAAGACAGAGAAGACGTTCTTCACCTGATTTCAAGGTTCACGGCTGAGCTTGTGGCAGGAGTGCAGTCTAGGTTGTTTTCCAGATAG
- the aglA gene encoding alpha-glucosidase AglA has product MSAVNICIIGAGSAVFSLRLVSDICKTKGLHKSKVTLMDIDEGRLEAVHVLASKLAAEMKTDLNFSKTTELEEAVAGSDFVINTALVGGHGFLDRIRTIGEKHGYYRGIDTQEFNMVSDYYTLTNWNQLSFFLKIAETMERLAPEAWMLQAANPVFEGTTLIRRKSKIRMIGFCHGHYDVMEVAETLGVHKDELDWQVAGVNHGIWLNRFRRRGEDLYPLFEKYASKFDASEFRPSNPFNVQMSPATIDMYSFYGLVPIGDTVRNSSWKYHYDQDTLEKWYGSPWGSPDSELGWKWYKEQLGEVTNATIALSKAIEQFPGASLEKLIIEGSKGLSGDFTREAAQLYDRNSMSGEQHIPFIDAIVNGNSARFIVNTLNQGAIKGIDDDVAVEVPAIVDSDGIHIEEIEPALPERVVQWYLKPRILRMEWALEAFNERNPELIIEILLRDPRTKSYEQAKAVVGEIFDSEGEYV; this is encoded by the coding sequence TTGTCTGCAGTGAATATCTGCATAATAGGTGCAGGAAGCGCAGTGTTTTCGCTTAGGCTAGTGAGCGATATTTGCAAGACAAAGGGACTTCACAAAAGCAAGGTAACTCTAATGGACATTGATGAGGGAAGACTTGAAGCGGTGCATGTTCTAGCCTCGAAATTAGCTGCAGAGATGAAAACTGATCTCAACTTTTCGAAGACAACGGAGCTAGAAGAAGCGGTCGCGGGAAGCGACTTCGTGATTAATACGGCTCTAGTAGGTGGACACGGATTCCTGGACAGAATCAGGACAATCGGAGAGAAGCATGGTTACTATAGAGGGATAGACACACAGGAATTCAACATGGTTTCAGACTACTACACACTGACAAATTGGAATCAGCTTTCGTTCTTTTTGAAGATTGCCGAGACCATGGAAAGACTGGCGCCGGAAGCATGGATGCTTCAGGCGGCTAACCCGGTATTCGAAGGGACCACGCTCATAAGAAGAAAATCAAAGATCAGAATGATCGGATTCTGTCACGGTCATTACGATGTTATGGAAGTTGCAGAGACCCTTGGTGTTCACAAAGATGAATTAGACTGGCAGGTTGCCGGTGTCAACCACGGAATATGGCTCAATAGGTTTAGAAGAAGAGGAGAGGACTTGTATCCATTATTCGAGAAATACGCTTCGAAATTCGATGCGAGTGAGTTCAGGCCGTCTAATCCTTTCAATGTTCAGATGTCTCCCGCGACGATTGACATGTATTCATTCTATGGTCTGGTTCCTATTGGAGACACGGTTCGAAACAGCAGCTGGAAGTACCATTATGATCAAGATACTCTGGAGAAGTGGTATGGAAGTCCGTGGGGCAGTCCCGACTCAGAACTGGGGTGGAAGTGGTACAAGGAGCAGCTGGGTGAAGTCACGAACGCAACCATAGCGCTTTCGAAAGCTATCGAACAGTTTCCCGGAGCGAGTCTGGAGAAGCTTATAATCGAGGGATCGAAAGGTCTTTCGGGCGATTTCACAAGAGAAGCTGCCCAACTATATGATAGGAATTCAATGAGCGGTGAGCAGCATATACCTTTTATTGATGCGATTGTCAACGGAAACTCTGCGAGATTCATTGTCAACACTCTTAATCAGGGTGCGATTAAAGGGATTGATGACGATGTTGCCGTTGAAGTTCCGGCAATCGTTGATAGTGATGGAATCCATATAGAAGAGATTGAACCTGCCTTGCCTGAGAGAGTTGTTCAATGGTATCTGAAACCAAGAATACTGAGAATGGAGTGGGCACTTGAGGCATTCAACGAAAGAAATCCCGAACTTATAATCGAAATACTGTTGAGAGATCCTAGAACGAAATCCTACGAACAGGCCAAAGCGGTTGTCGGGGAGATATTCGATTCAGAAGGTGAATATGTATAG
- a CDS encoding HAD family hydrolase, producing the protein MKRLTTYLFDLDGTLSSVSDEDFARRYFQLIADFAEGRVDFERFMASLHTSLKSLFGERDGLVNNYDHFMEKFTDSMGQFDRNRKWYELFFNNFYDSEYNRLQELIVPRERVVKSLKNLKRAGSEIIIATNPIFPEKAINKRLQWVGLESGFIDYVTTMENSHYVKPDVRYYREILEINNLEAKNCVMIGNDITMDGVCTAAGIEYIDVSSIEAIWKTT; encoded by the coding sequence TTGAAAAGGTTAACAACATATCTGTTTGATCTTGATGGGACGCTAAGTTCTGTTTCTGACGAGGATTTTGCCAGACGTTATTTTCAGCTAATAGCAGACTTTGCTGAGGGTAGAGTCGATTTCGAAAGATTCATGGCATCTCTGCACACATCGCTGAAGAGTCTTTTCGGTGAAAGAGACGGACTAGTAAATAACTACGATCATTTCATGGAGAAGTTCACCGATTCTATGGGGCAGTTTGACAGGAACAGGAAATGGTATGAACTGTTCTTCAACAACTTCTATGACAGTGAGTACAATAGGCTTCAGGAACTGATTGTACCGCGCGAAAGGGTTGTTAAGTCACTTAAAAACCTGAAAAGGGCAGGAAGCGAGATTATTATCGCTACAAATCCGATATTCCCCGAGAAGGCTATTAACAAAAGATTACAGTGGGTAGGATTAGAAAGCGGATTCATCGATTATGTAACTACAATGGAAAACTCTCATTATGTGAAACCCGATGTTAGATACTATCGTGAGATTCTTGAGATAAATAACCTCGAGGCAAAGAACTGCGTGATGATTGGGAACGATATTACCATGGACGGTGTTTGCACGGCTGCAGGAATAGAATACATAGATGTATCTTCAATTGAAGCTATCTGGAAAACAACCTAG
- a CDS encoding ABC transporter substrate-binding protein codes for MKKCLLAVLLLSVSLLFSSGSVEIFSWWTGGGEEEGLAAIYDVFKAKYPDVEIINATVAGGAGTNAKAVLKTRMLGGNPPDSFQVHGGMELIDTYVVTGMMEPLTAILESWGILDKFPEDIMTICSYEGEVYSIPVNVHRGNVVFINNEILHKVGIDEVPTDVPGFLEVCAKIKEAGYIPLSLGDKDKWEAGHLFETILLSTLGPDGYNGLWNGATSFSDPGVERAIVVFEELIKYVNEDHAALTWQDATRMVFEGKVAFNVMGDWAEGYLKTLGWTPGVEFSWMAVPGTEGSFMVVTDTFGLPMNAPNRENALKWLEIVASVEGQDAFNPIKGSIPARLDADKSLYDPYLIWSMEDFSTNALCPSIAHGSAAPEGFVTELNDAVNIFITTKDRAALMRAIRNAAEDYID; via the coding sequence ATGAAAAAGTGTTTGTTGGCAGTTCTTCTTTTGTCCGTAAGTCTGCTTTTTTCTTCGGGAAGTGTTGAGATCTTCAGCTGGTGGACCGGTGGAGGGGAAGAGGAAGGACTAGCCGCAATCTACGATGTCTTCAAAGCTAAGTATCCAGACGTAGAGATAATCAACGCAACGGTTGCCGGCGGAGCAGGGACGAATGCTAAGGCAGTCTTGAAGACCAGAATGCTCGGTGGTAATCCTCCCGATTCATTCCAGGTCCATGGGGGCATGGAATTGATCGACACGTACGTTGTTACGGGAATGATGGAACCTCTTACCGCCATTCTCGAAAGCTGGGGAATACTTGACAAGTTCCCTGAGGACATTATGACCATCTGTAGCTACGAAGGCGAGGTTTACTCGATTCCCGTTAACGTGCACAGAGGAAACGTGGTCTTCATAAACAATGAAATCCTCCACAAGGTTGGAATCGACGAAGTGCCTACCGATGTACCCGGCTTCCTTGAAGTATGTGCAAAGATTAAGGAAGCAGGGTATATACCCCTATCGCTAGGAGACAAGGACAAGTGGGAAGCTGGGCATCTCTTTGAGACGATCTTGCTTTCAACTCTCGGACCTGATGGTTATAATGGTTTGTGGAACGGCGCGACAAGCTTCAGTGACCCAGGGGTTGAAAGAGCAATAGTCGTGTTTGAAGAATTGATCAAGTATGTGAATGAAGATCATGCCGCTCTCACCTGGCAGGACGCAACAAGAATGGTCTTTGAAGGAAAGGTAGCGTTCAATGTAATGGGAGACTGGGCAGAAGGTTACCTGAAGACGCTTGGCTGGACACCGGGAGTAGAGTTCAGCTGGATGGCAGTTCCAGGAACAGAGGGCTCCTTCATGGTTGTTACGGATACTTTTGGACTGCCTATGAACGCACCAAATAGAGAGAATGCTCTCAAGTGGTTAGAAATTGTCGCTTCGGTAGAAGGGCAGGATGCCTTCAACCCGATAAAGGGTTCGATTCCGGCAAGACTCGATGCAGACAAGTCTCTCTATGATCCCTATCTAATCTGGTCGATGGAGGATTTCTCGACCAACGCTCTATGTCCCTCTATTGCCCATGGATCAGCCGCTCCGGAAGGGTTCGTAACGGAGTTGAACGATGCAGTGAACATCTTCATAACCACAAAGGACAGAGCGGCCTTGATGAGAGCAATAAGAAATGCCGCTGAAGACTATATTGATTAA